The stretch of DNA TGGGCCCGCTCCGATGGCGATCGCGGGCCATTGACTACATCAACTCCAGCTCCCCAACATGTCCCATTTGAGCCTAAAAATTGGCTCTCAAGCTTCAAAATGTCGCTTCAAGCGGCTCTTGAGGGGCTGAATCGGCTTAGATATTAGCTCACTTTTCATGAAGCAAAGCCCCAATTGTTTAGCTGCCGTAAAACTTTGGTTAGCTCTTCTAAAGCCTCCCCACACCCTTGTTCAGGAGTGGCTACGATCGCCCGAGAGCGTTGGGCCAACCCCCGGGTTCAAGCTGGGGCAAGCCCAACCGCGTCAGGGAAATGGCCGAGAAGAGGATTTAAAGCATGGGGTTCGCAATCAATCGCTGGCCGCGTCGGGTAGCGCTGTGGCTGGGTCTACTGGCTTTTGCGGTAGCCTGTGGCACAGGCACATTGGGGCGTCTGCCCAACGCCAGCGCCGATCAACCCGAGGTGAGCATAGCCGTGGTCAGTCCTGAGGTGGTAGAGATTACCGTGCACCAGGGAGAAGTAATCCACGCCCGCCAGGTTCCTTACCAGCCTCAGCCCCAAGACCGACTGGAAACCGAAGGCTTTAACACCTGGCTCATTCGGCAGGGGGAAGCCCTGGGAACGCTGGTTAGTCCCAGCCAAGACATCCTTTACGGATTCGATCGATTTATTGACACCCCGTTTAACGCCAATCGCGCCAGCCAACCCCGCAGCTACCGCATACAGTCCGGGAACGCCCCTGGTTATCGGCAGTCTACTCCCCCCGTGGAGGTGTACCGCAAGAGTAAACCCGTGGATCTGGCCCGCATAGACCGCCGTGGCAATTTGCGCTGGGCGATGGAGCATCGCTTTTACTTGCGCCTGCCAGCTCCCCTGTCGCCGGGACAAACCTATCAAATTCAGTCGGTCGGACAAAATTTGCCCCCGTTGAGGCTAACCTACCAGCCCGAACACCAGCTGAGTGAGGCCGTCCATGTCTCAGCGGTGGGTTTTCGCCCCGACGATTCGCTCAAAGTTGGCTTTTTATCGACCTGGATGGGAACAGGGGGCGGACTGAGTTACCCGGAGGGCCTACCGTTTCGGGTGATCGACGAAGCCACCGATCAGGCCGTATTCACCGGGCAGGCCCAACGCCGCCACCACAGCGGCGACATCGAAGACCCCCGCGATCGCACCTATACCCTCGCCGACGTTGACGAACTCGACTTTAGCACCCTCGACCGGCCCGGTCGCTATCGCCTCTGCGTCGACACTGTGGGCTGCTCCCACCCCTTTGCCGTCGCCGAGGATGCCTGGCAGCAGGCTTTTTACCTGGCCGCTCGGGGGTTTTATCACCAGCGCAGCGGCATTGCCCTGGGTCCCCCCTACACCGATGTGGTACGTCCCCGCCCCTTCCATCCCGACGATGGGGTCACCGTCTACCATTCGAACACAGGGCTGATGGACACGGGCAACGGCCTCAACGCCCAGGGCACCGATGAAGGCAACTTTGCCAACCTGGTCAAAGGCAAAACGACGATTCCGGTCGACAATGCCTGGGGCGGTTACTTCGATGCGGGCGACTGGGACCGCCGCATTCAGCACCTGGAGGTAGCCCGCTGGTTACTCGAGCTGATCGAACTGTTCCCCCAGCCGATGGAACTGGCCCTCAACATTCCAGAGTCCGATAACGACCTCCCCGATCTGCTCGACGAAGCGCTATGGGGCGTTGACTTCTTCCGCCGTCTGCAAACCCCTGAAGGTGGAATTCGCGGCGGCATTGAGTCGGAGGAGCATCCCAGGCGCGGCGAGACCAGCTGGCAGGAGTCGCTGTCGATTATGGCCTATGCCCCCGACCCCTGGAGCAGCTACATCTACGCTGGGGTCGCCGCCCGCACCGCCCGACTACTCGGCACCTACGCCCCCGACCAGGTCCAGGGCTACCGCGACAGCGCCCTGGCGGCCTGGACCTGGGCCGAAGACCGCCATTGCCAGGGCATTGAGGCCCTGGACTGGGTGGGCGATCGGATTGAGGCCGATCGCGCCCTGGCCGCCCTGGAGATCTATCGCCTGAGCGGCGATCGCGCCTGGCACGATCGCTTCCTCGCCGCCCACTCAGCCATCCCCGCCGATGCCCGTGACAACCACCTGGTCGCCCCTCCCCGGCAGGAAATCGATTTTCTCTATGGTTCCATGCCCGCCGACCAGGTTGATGCCGATCTGCAAACAGATTTGCAAGCCGAGCTTCTGGCCGAAGCCGATGCCGCTATGGCAACTGGCCAAACCACTGCCTTTGGCTGGGCCAAGTCCCACCCCTACGCCCCGGTGGGCTGGGGCAACGGCCTAGGGGCACCGAAGGCGCGCACCCTGCTGCGGGCCCACGCGCTGACGGGTCAAGACCGCTATCTCAATGCGGCCCTCCTGGCCTGCCAGTTCTCCGCCGGGGCCAACCCCGACAACATGACCTATACCACCGGTCTGGGCCACAAATCGCCCCAGCACCCGCTGATTGTCGATCAGCGCATCACTGGAGACTTGCTGCCGGGCATTACTCTTTATGGTCCCATCGACACAGGGTTCTACGGCGATGAATGGCACTTTGGAGTGCTGGAGTCAGTGACCGTGCCTCCGGCCCGCCAGTGGCCCTCCGTTGAGACCTACTTAGATATTTACTTTGTGCCCAGCATCAACGAGTTCACCGTGATGCAAAGCATGGCCGATGCCGCCTATGCCTGGGGCTATTTGACCGGGCGAACCTGACTTGCCAGTACAAAACCCCGGTCTCTCAGCCAACGGACAGGTCATGCCGTCGGAACTGGGAAAGAGAAACCGGGGTTTTATCAGCAGATTTTGAGGTTGAGCCCATCCAAACACTTTGATTCTAGGTTGGGGTTCTGTGCTGGTGGGCAGTGCCCACCCTACGGCACATTAAGGCGCTTGGCCATCCATCAAACGCGAGTTGGTGGTTTTGAGATAGGCCCTTAGAAGAACTAGAAGAACGACGGCTGGTGGCGAATCAGGCTGAGAAACTCTTCTCGAGTTTTAGAATCCTCCTGAAATACCCCCAGCATGGCGCTAGTCACCGTCCAGGAACCGGGCTTTTGCACACCGCGCATGACCATGCACATGTGGCTGGCTTCCACCACCACAGCCACCCCTTTGGGGTCAAGAATTTCCTGCACCGCTTCGGCAATCTGGCGATTGAGTCGTTCCTGCACCTGGAGACGGCGGGAATACATCTCGACGATGCGCGCCAGTTTGCTCAGCCCCACAACTCGCTGGTTGGGAATGTAGGCAACGTGGGCCCGCCCCATAAACGGCAGCATGTGATGCTCACAGAGGCTAAACAGGTTAATATCCCGCACCAGCACCATCTCATTGTGGCCCTCGTCAAAGATGGCCCCGTTGACAAGCTCTTCCAGGGACTGCTGGTAGCCACTGGTGAGAAACCGCATTGCCTCTGCCACGCGCTTGGGCGTTTTGAGCAGCCCTTCCCGCTCAGGATCTTCGCCCACCGACAGCAGCATGGTGCGCACGGCGTCGGTCATGTCTTCGTGGCTGGTCTCGGGAATGGGGTACTGATCGGCATCGCTGCGGTAGCTGCGGGTGCGATCGGGACGAATTTCGGGCTGGGCGATTTTAGGAATACCATTGACGGTAGCTTTGTCGTTCAGGCTGTTCGAGGATGCGATAGTCATAGGGGTTTTAAACACTCCAAAGGTTCAACAGAATTGAGGCCACTCGCTGAGTAGGCCGGGTTGCTACAGGGTAAAAACTTACTAGAGGGCACCGCCAGCGGGCATCAGGGTGAGATCTTCGATCACCGCCGCAGGAGGCATGAGAATGGTGTGCAGAACGGTTTGAGCCACCACATCGGGGCTGAGCATGGCCGATCGGTCGAAGTCGGCCTGTACCGTGTCGGTATCCCAGATAGAGGTGTTCACCGCGCCCGGAGACACCGTCACGACCCGAATGCCGTGGCCCCGCTCCTCTACGGCCAGCACCCGCGATAGAGCTACCAGGGCCGCCTTGCTGACGGTATAGGCTCCCCAGTCGGGAAAGGCGGATTTGGCGGCAACGGAGGCAATATTGACAATGGTGCCGCCGCCCCCGGCCCGCAGGGTAGGCAAAACAGCCTGAATACACTGAAAAACGCTGGTCAAGTTGAGATCCATTACCCGCTGCCAGTCGGTCAGCGGCATAGTGGCGATCGCACCCGTATAGCCCATCCCAGCATTGTTAACCACAACGCTGAGGGGACCAAAATCCGCCAGCACCTCGACCATCCGTTCCTGCACCTGCTCTACCTGGGCCAGGTCGATGGCGTAGGCCTTCGTGGTCACTTCAAAGGCGGCCAGGTCCGCCTGCACGGACTGGAGCGACTCCAGGGAACGGCCCAGCAAAGCCAGATCATATCCCGCCTGGGCCAGGGCCTGGGCGATCGCTTTTCCGATACCACGGCTGGCCCCTGTTACCAGGGCACGACGCGGCAGGTCAGAAAATGTAGACGTCTGCAATAGAAAGTACCAATTGACAAAAACGTGATTTGCAGAACCCCGGACAATTCCAAGGCACAGGAGGCAGCTCAGCCATCAGCCCAAACCAGACCCATTCACCATGTTAACAAATGTAAACGGTTTATTAACGTCATCGGCATTGACAAGCACCGGGGGTTTACATCGACCCTGGCGCTGGCCTAAAGCTGACAACTACGCACGACTCAACTCCTTCCTGGATAGGGGGCTAAAAAAGGCTTAGACCTGGGCTGGCTTCTTCACTATGCCCTAAGCAGCTTCGGCAAAAACACCAATCTGACGGTATTTTTGGTAACGCAGCTGCTGTAGTGCGGTCGGGGTGAGCTGAGAGAGCTCGTTTAGCTGCTGCACTAGCGCCTGTTTCAGGCTGTCCGCCGCCTCAATGGGATGGGCGTGGGCACCTCCAACGGGCTCAGGCAGCAGCACATCTAACAGCCCCAGCTGCTTCAGGTCCCAGGAGGTAATCTTGAGGGCTTCGGCAGCTTCCCCGGAGCGGGCCGCATCTTTCCACAAAATGGCGGCACAGGCTTCGGGGCTGGCTACGGTGTACACCGAGTGCTCAAACATCATCAGGCGATCGCCCACCCCGATGCCCAGCGCCCCGCCGGAGCCCCCCTCACCAATGATGGTGCAGACGATGGGTACCGTGAGACCAAACATTTCCCGCAGGTTATAGGCGATCGCTTCCCCCTGGCCCATTTCCTCGGCTTCGTAGCCGGGGTAAGCGCCTGGGGTATCAATAAACGTAATGATTGGCATTGAAAAACGATCGGCGTGGCGCATCAGCCGCATCGCTTTGCGGTAGCCCCCTGGCGAGGCCATACCGAAATTGCGGGCCACATTGTCCTTGGTGTCGCGCCCCTTTTGATGGCCTAAAATCACCACAGGGCGACCTTCCAGGCGGGCAACGCCGCCGACCAGGGCCGGGTCGTCTTTGCCGGAGCTGCGATCGCCGTGCAGCTCAATCCACTCGTCGGCAATGGCTTGAACATAGTCGAGGGTGCTGGGGCGGCGGGGATGGCGGGCTACCTGCAGCCGCTGAGCCGGCGTCAGGTTGGAGAAGATTTCCTGGCGCAGGTGGCTAGCGCGGGCCTCCAGCTGGCGCAGCTGTGCCGAGACGTCCACATCATTTTCTTCGGCCAGGTCTCGAATTTGATCAATTCGAGCTTCCAGCTCAACCAGGGGCTTTTCAAAGGACAGCAAAATCGACTTGCGCTCAGGTGGGGCCATGGCCAGGGGAGTCAACCGTTAAAAATACAGACGCTCAAAACACAAATACTGAGGCCAAGCAGCCCGGCTGCCCGAACTAGCAATGGTCTCCGCTCTTCTAGAATACCAAGCCAGGCCCCCTCAAGATCGCCTCTCCGACCGGGGCATCCCCTACCGCCAGGGAGGGATATCCGCTGGCTAACTCCAGGTGACGTTGTGCCCCGGTTATGCCATTGCTAGAACCGTTAGGCCATTACCGATCCGATGGGCGCGAATGGCTGTAGGTCATGGGCCATGACGTGCAAAATTTGCAGGTGACCAGGTTGAGGGCAATCCGACCTCAGGGCTGGGCTCTGGAGCGCAGAAATTTGACTAAGGGAGCCACCACGCCCAGCATCTCTGGGGTTTTCGGATGTACCCGGAGAATATAGACCCCCTGTTCGGTCATGGGGTCCGTAGTGTGGTGGTCTTGGGTGATGGGATACCAGTCGTAGGGAAAGCAGTCGCGGCTGTAGAGGCTGAAATAGAGGCGATGGGTGTCGAGCAGGTGGGCGGGCAGGTCCAGGGTAAGCTGCTCGCCCCGGTCTAGGGCACCGTAGAAAAAGTGAGTCTCGGGGTTGGGAACCGGCAAAAAGGTCGGTTTGACAAAGGATCGCGGCAGCCACTGCATCCAGCGCAGTAGCGGATAGACGTAGAAATTTAGCGCACTGAACAGCAGACCCCGGCGGGCGGCCAGCCCGCGATAGAACTGGTTGAAGTCGGGCGGGGCCGATCGCGACTCCGAGGCCAGGGCGGGGGCACCGTCTACAACAATGGCGGGCAGCTGCACCGGATCGCGCCAGTCGTAGTGGCGTAACCCCACCAGGTAGCGACCAGGCGGCAGCTCAATGGTCGCGGTATCTTGATCGGGCGACACCGTGAGGGAGCTAATGCTGGTCAGGGTTTTGTAGCCCTTGAGGGTGTAGACCACGGCGGTCCAGGTGGGGGCCGACTGCCAGAGCGATCGCACATCCAGCGTAATGGTGGACTGCACGGTGAAGGGGCCTGCGATCGCGATCAGCGCATGCAGGTTCCAGCGAGCCCGGCTCATAGTCCACAGCAGCTTGACGGGCGACTTCAAAAAGTCCGCCGACACGATTTGCCAGTCAGCCTCAACCTTGGTATCGGTGGGGTTGTAGTAGCGGCTGATCAGCGTCAGGGTTGCCTTGACTACCCGTGAGAAACCGTAGGACAGTAGCCCCAGAGGAATCTCCCAAAGTACGGACAGCTGGTGAACTAGGGGCATTGACGAGGCTCCGATGGGGACCGACGCCTAACCCGCAGGGGCAAGGGCGGCGTGAATGATTTGGGCTAACCCGCCCGGGGTTTCCAGGGGCAGGTCATGCCCCCCGGCTAGAGATACCTGATTGGCCTGGGGCAGGTTTTCTCGCAAAAAAGCCAGGTCTTCAGGGCGGTTAAACTGGCTATTCTGGCCAAATATTACCGTAGTAGTCCGCTGAATGCCCCGCAAAATTTGGCCGTAGCCCTGGCGGTCAAGCAGACCACCGCTCAGGCTCAGGGTCGTGCGCGTCTGCAAGCGCGGATCGCTGCGCCAGATCACGCCCCCTTCCACCGTCTGGGTCAGGCGCTGGGCCATCGCCTCGGCCACAGGCTGACTCAGATAGGGCTTGAGGGCCAGCAGCCTTTGGGTTGCCACTGCTACCGACGCCATCACAGTCGGTTGCGGAGCATGGGCCAGGGCATCGAGATGGGCCACCAGCTGGGTGGCGGGTTCGAGGGATGGCCCAGTGGCGGGCACTACCGGCTCCACCAACACCAATTGCTGCACCCGCTCCGGCCGCAGACTGGTCAAAACTGCCCCCAGCACCGCCCCCATGGAGTGCCCCACCAGCACAACGGGGGAGTCCAGCGTGGCGGTCAGGCAGTCGAGGTCGCCCAGAAAATCGAGCAGTTGATAGCCGCCATTGGCACCTGCGTGGGCCGAGCGGCCGTGGCCCCGCAGGTCGGGGGCAATAACGTGGTAGCCCTGGTCCGCCAGGGCCGTTGCCACCCCATCCCAGGCGGCTCCGTGCTCCAAAATGCCGTGGAGACAGAGTACCCTGGGGCCCTCCTCCGACCCCCATTGGCATAGGGTGTAGGGTTGCTCACGCAGCACTATTGTTTCTTCTCGCATCGCTCCCAGCGGCACGTAGCTGGAGGGTTCTGAGGCCGACTCAACCAGCACGGTTGCCGAAGTGGCCGCAGCCGAAGTGGCCGCAGTCGTCGCCTGTTCCTGGGGCAGGGGATAGTTAAACTGGGCCGCCAGGGCCTGGCTGGTGGGGCTCAGCCGATGGGGCAGCTGAATACCCTGCCAAATTTTGGCCAGGTGGGCCTCAATGCGGCTGCGCTGCCGAAAATTGGGGTCATCCACGGCCATCGACTGGGCACTCACCCCGTCGGTCATGCGTCGCCCCTCGTAGGGGGTCAGCACCGCCGGGTCAAAGGGCAGCTCCAGAAAGGCACACAGGTCGCGCATGGTCGGTTCTGGATCGACCACCAAGTCTTCGTAGCGCAGGGTATGGTGGCGATCGCCGTCCAGGGCGCTGGCAAAGGTGCGAATGTTTTGGTTGCAGGCCTGCCACACCTGTTCCGCCAGCTGGTAAGGGTCATCGGGCTCCAGATCAAAGATTTTGTACATGCGGTTGTGCACAAAGGATTCGATCACGGCGTAGGGGTGGCGCACCAGATGGATGTATTTGGCCCCCTCAAACATCTGTTCAGCCCGCTCCAGGGTCTCCAGACTGAGGCTATAGGTGGGCGATTTATCCACCAGTAGCCGCCCTGCAGCCATTTGCTGAAGTTTGTCGTATACCGCTGGAACTGTGGTGTGGTGCTGCCGCCATTCGCTCAGCAGAGCCCCGGCCTGGTCGGCGCTCACCTGCAAGAGCTCCATCACTGCCCGCTGGAGGCCCTCTTGCAGGTAGCTGTAGCCCAGGGCCGTAGCCTGGGCCTCCAGGGTGTTGAAGGGCAGCAGGTGGAGTTCCGGCGGGCAGAACAGATTGGGATGGCCCGCCAGCATCACCCGCAGCAGGGTAGACCCCGATCGCGGCGCCGACAGCAAAAAGACCATCGGTGGGTTGCGGCGGGCGGGCAGTGGCTCCAGCGGAGCCGGGGCCTGCCAGGGGCTCTTGGGTAGAGCTGTGTCCGCCTCTTCTGATAACTCTGTCGCTGCTAAACCTGCGTCATGCCGATCGCTGGCGGCAGGACGGTGCACCCGCACCAGCTCCCGAGCAATGTATGCCGCCAGGGCTGCCACCGTGGGATGGGCCAGCACCTCGCGGGGGTAGAGCACCAGATCCAGGTCCTGCTTGCACAGGGTCAGCAGTTCCATGGTCATTAGCGAGTCGATGCCCAAATCCATTAGGGGCGCGTCCACAGGGACAGCCTCCGACAGCCCCATGACTGTGGCTACCTGGGTTTGCAAATAGGTGGCCACCGTGGCGACGCGATCGCCCTCGGGCTGGGCCAAAATCTGCTCCAGGGAGGGCACGATCGCCTGCTTGCTAACAGGGTCAACCTCCTGGCGCTGCGGGACCAGAACCGCCTTTTCCTCGGTGACAAACGCCGAGATGATCGCTGGTGGGCGATCGGTGGGCAGGTAGCGGAACAGGCGAGGCCAGTCCAGGCGGGCGATCGCTACTGTTGCAGGCGTTTCAGCAGTTAGCAATCGCCCAAGCCACTGCCACCCCTCAGAGGCTTTCAGAGGCGGCATGCCCCGCTGGGCAAGGGCAGTAGCGCTCTGGTGGTCGGCCATGCCCGCTCCCTGCCAGGGCCCCCAGTTGATGCTCAGAGCCGGTAGCCCTTGCTGGCGGCGGTACTGGGCCAGGGCATCCAAACCCGCGTTGGCTGCTCCGTAGTTGCCCTGACCAGGGGAACCCAGCACCGACGTAATGGACGAAAACAGTACGAACCAGTCCAAATTTAGCGTCTGGGTGAGCTGGTGCAGATGCCAGGCCCCCTCCAGTTTGGCGGGCATTACCTGCTGGAACTGCTCGACGGTCTGGTTGGCCACAAAGCCATCCGCCAGGACCCCCGCCGCGTGAAAGACGCCGCGCAACGGCGGCAACTGCTGCTGTATGCGGTCGATCAGGGTGGCCAGGGCCGTGCGATCGCTCCCATCCACCGCCTCCACCCACACCGTCGCTCCGGTCTGACGCAAGGGTTCCAGGGATTTCTCCAGCTCGGGGCTGCTGCCCCGACGACTGGTGAGTACCAAATGCCGGGCCCCTTGCTCGACCAGCCAGGCGGCCAGCTGCTGGCCCAGAGCGCCAGTGCCCCCGGTAATTAAATAGGTAGCCTCAGCCTGAATGGCCTGGGCTTCAGCCTTAGCCACAGCGGCAAAATCCAGCGCCTGGAGCCGGGGTACCCAGGTCTGCTCTTCGCGCAGGGCAATCTCATCTTCGCCCTGGGAATTCGTGATCTGGGCAATCAAGTTGTCGAGCCAGGGAGCCGCTGCTGACGCATCCGCCGGGTTGGGCAAATCCACCAGACCGCCCCAAAATTCGGGATGCTCCAGGCGCAGGGTACGGCCTAGCCCCCACAGCACGGCCTGCTGGGGCCGGGTGATGGCATCGGCGGCGGCCACGGATTGAGCGCCCTGGGTCATCAGCCAGAGTTTGGTCTGGCCAGGGCTCGGCTGTTGAGCCAGCTCCTGCACCCAGTGCAGAATCGGCTCGGTGATGGCCTGCGTATTGAGCCCCCCATCGGTGGTTTCAGGAGCAAACACGAGCAGTCGGGACGGCTGAGCGTCGAAAGTCGCCATCAGCGCCGCAAAGGGACGATCCTCGGCCAGCGAGACCTGGTATTGGTGGGGCTGCAAGGTCTGGAAGCGATCGCCTTCTACCACCCGAATGGCCTCAATTCCCTGCTGCCGCAAGGTCTGACTCAGGCTATCCCAGAGGGCATCGCTGGCCCCACAAATTAGCCACTGTTCACCCGCTCTGGCGGCGGCGGGGGCGATCGCCTGGGGCTGCCAGACAATGCCGTAGGCGGTGCTAGGAACAGGGGCGGGCTCACTGGCGACAGCCGATGCCGCGCTGGGCTGAGGCAGAGCCAGGTCAATCCAGTAGCGCTGCCGCTGGAAGGGATAGGTGGGCAGGCTCAGCCACTGGCGCTGGTAGGGGCGATCGAAGCTGGCCCAGTCGATACTGAGCCCCCGCTGGTAGAGATGGCCCAGGCTGGTGAGCAGGGTGTGCCAGTCGGACTGGCCACGGCGCAGCGACGGCAGCCAGGTGTGGGAGTTGTGGGGCACACAGCGTTTGCCCATGGCACTGAGCACCGGATGGGGGCCAACCTCCAGGAACAGGGTGTGGCCTGCTGCGTTCAGAGTTGCGATCGCATCGGCAAACCGCACCGGCTGGCGGGCGTGGCGTCGCCAGTAGCGGGCATCGAGGGGCAGATCGGGGCCAACAAATTCCCCGGTCAGATTAGACACCAGCGGCAGCGTTGGGGCATGGAAGTTGATGCCCTGGGCGCTCTGCTCAAACACATTGAGAATAGGATCCATCAGTGCCGAGTGGAAGGCGTGGGACACCTGGAGGGGCTTGGTGCGAATGCCCTGGCTGTGGAGGTCGTCAACCACGGTTTCTAGGTCGCTTTGGGAACCAGCGATCACGGTATTGTCTGGCCCATTTAGGGTAGCCAGGGAGACGGTACTGGGCAGCGCCGCCGCCACGGTATCGGCATCGGCAAACACCGCCACCATACCGCCGTTGGCGGGCAGGGTCTGCATCAGCCGCCCCCGCAGGGCCATCAGTCGCAGGCCATCCTCGAGGCTAAACACTCCGGCCACGCAGGCGGCCACGTATTCGCCCACGCTGTGCCCCATCACCGCCGCCGGACGAATGCCCCAGGCCATCCACAGCTGAGCCAGGGCGTATTCCAGGGCAAACAGGGCGGGCTGGGTGTAGCCCGTTTGGTGCAGGGGAGCGGCGGGTGAATCTAGCCCATCCCCATCTTCTCCAAACAAAAGACGCTGTAACGACAGGTCCAGGTAGGGTTGCAGAAGCTCGTCACAGCGGTCGATGGTCGCTCTA from Leptolyngbya sp. KIOST-1 encodes:
- a CDS encoding type I polyketide synthase; the encoded protein is MEDLARRISSLSPEKRLLLELQLQRKRGLPEPIAIVGMACRLPAASNLQAYWRLLSEGQDAIREVPADRWDVEAFYDADPQSTGKTYCRWGGFLDAVDQFDPALFGIAPREAPYIDPQQRLFLESVWEALEDAGIVPHTLGGQSVGVFAAASTLDYGQMLLQGPEVVGTYTATGLASTMVANRVSYLLNLQGPSLTVDTACSSSLVAVHLACQSLWTGESSLALAGGVNLILTPTVTVGFSKLTALSPDGRCKAFDAAANGFVRSEGVGTVVLKRLGQALADGDRIYALIRGSATNQDGRTNGLTAPNPAAQEAVVKAAYERGGIPLQQVDYIEAHGTGTLLGDPIEAKALGNVFSPCRSLDRPIRMGSVKSNIGHTEAAAGIASLIKVALCLRHRTLVPSLHFHTPNPYIPFDQIPLRVQQQREPWAEAENMAIAGVSSFGFGGTNAHVALQAAPIFTTHPALERPLHLFCLSARSQPALAAYAQTMATALAQMPQADLGDICHTANAGRTAFEHRLALLAPDLPTLVTALNQSSSPSQLSTSSSPHLSPGVVFLFTGQGSQYVGMGRQLYDTQPVFRATIDRCDELLQPYLDLSLQRLLFGEDGDGLDSPAAPLHQTGYTQPALFALEYALAQLWMAWGIRPAAVMGHSVGEYVAACVAGVFSLEDGLRLMALRGRLMQTLPANGGMVAVFADADTVAAALPSTVSLATLNGPDNTVIAGSQSDLETVVDDLHSQGIRTKPLQVSHAFHSALMDPILNVFEQSAQGINFHAPTLPLVSNLTGEFVGPDLPLDARYWRRHARQPVRFADAIATLNAAGHTLFLEVGPHPVLSAMGKRCVPHNSHTWLPSLRRGQSDWHTLLTSLGHLYQRGLSIDWASFDRPYQRQWLSLPTYPFQRQRYWIDLALPQPSAASAVASEPAPVPSTAYGIVWQPQAIAPAAARAGEQWLICGASDALWDSLSQTLRQQGIEAIRVVEGDRFQTLQPHQYQVSLAEDRPFAALMATFDAQPSRLLVFAPETTDGGLNTQAITEPILHWVQELAQQPSPGQTKLWLMTQGAQSVAAADAITRPQQAVLWGLGRTLRLEHPEFWGGLVDLPNPADASAAAPWLDNLIAQITNSQGEDEIALREEQTWVPRLQALDFAAVAKAEAQAIQAEATYLITGGTGALGQQLAAWLVEQGARHLVLTSRRGSSPELEKSLEPLRQTGATVWVEAVDGSDRTALATLIDRIQQQLPPLRGVFHAAGVLADGFVANQTVEQFQQVMPAKLEGAWHLHQLTQTLNLDWFVLFSSITSVLGSPGQGNYGAANAGLDALAQYRRQQGLPALSINWGPWQGAGMADHQSATALAQRGMPPLKASEGWQWLGRLLTAETPATVAIARLDWPRLFRYLPTDRPPAIISAFVTEEKAVLVPQRQEVDPVSKQAIVPSLEQILAQPEGDRVATVATYLQTQVATVMGLSEAVPVDAPLMDLGIDSLMTMELLTLCKQDLDLVLYPREVLAHPTVAALAAYIARELVRVHRPAASDRHDAGLAATELSEEADTALPKSPWQAPAPLEPLPARRNPPMVFLLSAPRSGSTLLRVMLAGHPNLFCPPELHLLPFNTLEAQATALGYSYLQEGLQRAVMELLQVSADQAGALLSEWRQHHTTVPAVYDKLQQMAAGRLLVDKSPTYSLSLETLERAEQMFEGAKYIHLVRHPYAVIESFVHNRMYKIFDLEPDDPYQLAEQVWQACNQNIRTFASALDGDRHHTLRYEDLVVDPEPTMRDLCAFLELPFDPAVLTPYEGRRMTDGVSAQSMAVDDPNFRQRSRIEAHLAKIWQGIQLPHRLSPTSQALAAQFNYPLPQEQATTAATSAAATSATVLVESASEPSSYVPLGAMREETIVLREQPYTLCQWGSEEGPRVLCLHGILEHGAAWDGVATALADQGYHVIAPDLRGHGRSAHAGANGGYQLLDFLGDLDCLTATLDSPVVLVGHSMGAVLGAVLTSLRPERVQQLVLVEPVVPATGPSLEPATQLVAHLDALAHAPQPTVMASVAVATQRLLALKPYLSQPVAEAMAQRLTQTVEGGVIWRSDPRLQTRTTLSLSGGLLDRQGYGQILRGIQRTTTVIFGQNSQFNRPEDLAFLRENLPQANQVSLAGGHDLPLETPGGLAQIIHAALAPAG